AGCCAGAACCGGTCGTGCCACCGGTGCCCGTCGGTGTCGAACGTGAGCACCACAACGCCCCGGGCCACCCGCCGCTGCCGCACCAGGCGACTCCGACCGCCACGCCTCCAGATGCCTCCAGCGTGTCGGCCCGGCTCTCGACCGGGCTCCACCACCGGTCGTAGAACCCGTGCGGGCGTCCATCAGGTAGAACGTACGAGTGAAGAACGACCCTGCCACCCGACCGGACACACCCGCCCCGCGCCGCCGCAAGGCCGCGCCGCCGCGCGAGACGGTGTTCGCCGCCGCCATGGCCGCCATCGCCGACGGCGGCCTGGACCGGCTGACCATGGCCGGTCTCGGGCGGGAGGTCGGCATGAGCAGCGGCCACCTCCTCTACTACTTCCGCTCCAAGGACGAGCTCCTGCTGCGCACCCTGGAATGGAGCGAGGAACAACTCGGCGTGGAACGCCGCCACGCGCTGGCCCGCCAGGTCCCCGTACGGGACCGGCTCGATGCCTTCGTACGGCTGTACGTTCCCCAGGCGCCCCGCGACCCGCACTGGACGCTCTGGC
This window of the Streptomyces sp. NBC_00237 genome carries:
- a CDS encoding TetR/AcrR family transcriptional regulator encodes the protein MKNDPATRPDTPAPRRRKAAPPRETVFAAAMAAIADGGLDRLTMAGLGREVGMSSGHLLYYFRSKDELLLRTLEWSEEQLGVERRHALARQVPVRDRLDAFVRLYVPQAPRDPHWTLWLELWNRARSLDDEARGRLLDIELSWHRDLVALLVEGASRGELRAVDAERIATRIRALLDGFSTHVAMGLPGSDREQVLVHIGDFFDETLSA